A genomic region of Sulfobacillus acidophilus DSM 10332 contains the following coding sequences:
- a CDS encoding pyruvate phosphate dikinase (PFAM: PEP-utilising enzyme, TIM barrel domain; PEP-utilising enzyme, mobile domain; Pyruvate phosphate dikinase, PEP/pyruvate binding domain~TIGRFAM: pyruvate, phosphate dikinase~COGs: COG0574 Phosphoenolpyruvate synthase/pyruvate phosphate dikinase~InterPro IPR010121:IPR002192:IPR008279:IPR000121~KEGG: mta:Moth_0607 pyruvate phosphate dikinase~PFAM: Pyruvate phosphate dikinase, PEP/pyruvate-binding; PEP-utilising enzyme, mobile region; PEP-utilising enzyme~PRIAM: Pyruvate, phosphate dikinase~SPTR: Pyruvate phosphate dikinase;~TIGRFAM: Pyruvate, phosphate dikinase), producing MTRYVYAFEEGDGQNRQLLGGKGAGLAEMSKIGLPVPPGFTITTEACNAYQSLGRLPDGLMEQVWDKLAQLEAKLGKKLGDPERPLLVSVRSGAPISMPGMMDTVLNLGLNPETTEGLARLTQNRRFALDSYRRFIQMFGNVVLHMEHSRFEHLLDRLKQAHNIHEDTQLTEEHLTELIRQYKELVVNETGKPFPDDAKEQLTLAIVAVFDSWKNPRAVVYRRLNKISEDLGTAVNVQSMVFGNMGDTSATGVLFTRNPNTGEPGMYGEYLTNAQGEDVVAGIRTPKPIQEMAREMPQTYRQLTDVCQLLESHYRDMQDIEFTVEDTTLYILQTRSGKRTARAAVKIAVDMVHEGVISKEDALLRMDAEQVQRLLYRQVDPNASLTVLAQGLPASPGAASGKVVFSADEAEVRGNAGEAVILVRPETTPDDIHGIVAAQGVLTSRGGMTSHAAIVARGMGKPAVTGCEAVKISLEGEYFQVGDEQVQKDTVITIDGGTGRVMLGLVPTVEPALSPEFTELLAWADEFRRLAVEANADTPEDAAKAREFGATGIGLCRTEHMFMGQDRLPAMQAMILAETLEDREKALAQLLPMQENDFYGILKAMDGYSVTIRLLDPPLHEFLPDIDDTEKALAAARDRQDWADITRLEAVLRRTRTLFEFNPMLGFRGVRLGIVYPEIYAMQARAIFQAQARLLQEGYHPHVEVMIPLVGTRAELAKMKALVAEVNQKVSQERRIALPYKIGTMIEVPRAALLAGQIAEDAEFFSFGTNDLTQTTFGYSRDDAEGKFLPTYLAEKILTENPFMVLDRDGVGRLIRWAVEEGRATRPDLVLGICGEHGGDPSSIEFCHLAGLNYVSCSPFRVPVARLAAAQAALRHQS from the coding sequence ATGACCCGTTACGTCTACGCCTTTGAGGAAGGCGACGGTCAAAATCGTCAATTGTTGGGAGGAAAAGGCGCCGGGTTGGCCGAGATGAGCAAAATCGGACTGCCGGTGCCGCCAGGCTTCACCATCACCACCGAAGCCTGTAACGCATATCAATCGCTCGGCCGTTTGCCCGACGGATTAATGGAGCAGGTCTGGGACAAGTTGGCCCAGTTGGAAGCCAAGTTAGGTAAAAAACTCGGGGATCCGGAGCGCCCCTTATTGGTGTCGGTGCGGTCGGGGGCTCCGATTTCCATGCCGGGTATGATGGATACGGTGCTTAACCTGGGGCTAAATCCCGAGACCACGGAAGGCTTGGCGCGTCTAACCCAAAATCGCCGCTTTGCCTTAGACTCGTACCGTCGCTTTATCCAGATGTTCGGCAATGTGGTGCTCCACATGGAACATTCTCGTTTTGAGCATCTTTTGGACCGGTTGAAACAGGCGCACAACATTCACGAAGACACCCAGCTGACAGAAGAGCACTTGACCGAGCTTATCCGGCAATATAAGGAGCTGGTGGTCAACGAAACCGGCAAGCCTTTTCCGGACGATGCCAAAGAGCAATTGACGCTGGCGATTGTCGCGGTCTTTGATTCCTGGAAAAATCCCCGCGCGGTCGTCTACCGTCGGCTGAATAAAATTTCCGAGGACCTCGGGACCGCCGTAAACGTGCAGTCGATGGTGTTCGGCAACATGGGCGATACTTCGGCGACCGGGGTGTTGTTTACCCGCAATCCCAACACCGGGGAGCCGGGGATGTACGGCGAATATCTTACCAACGCTCAGGGAGAAGACGTCGTGGCGGGTATTCGGACGCCCAAACCGATTCAAGAAATGGCCCGGGAGATGCCCCAGACTTACCGGCAGCTGACGGATGTTTGTCAGCTACTGGAATCGCACTATCGCGATATGCAAGATATCGAGTTTACCGTGGAAGATACCACGCTTTATATTTTGCAAACCCGGAGCGGTAAACGGACTGCCCGGGCAGCCGTGAAAATTGCGGTAGATATGGTTCATGAAGGGGTTATCAGCAAAGAGGACGCTCTTTTGCGAATGGATGCCGAGCAAGTGCAACGCCTCTTATATCGTCAGGTGGATCCCAATGCCTCGCTTACGGTGTTGGCCCAGGGCTTACCGGCTTCGCCGGGTGCCGCCTCCGGCAAAGTGGTGTTTTCTGCCGACGAAGCCGAGGTGCGTGGTAACGCGGGAGAAGCGGTGATTTTGGTGCGGCCGGAGACCACCCCGGACGATATTCACGGGATTGTGGCCGCCCAAGGGGTCCTCACCAGCCGGGGCGGGATGACCTCGCATGCGGCGATTGTGGCCCGCGGTATGGGTAAACCCGCTGTCACCGGGTGCGAAGCGGTTAAAATCTCTCTCGAAGGCGAGTATTTCCAAGTGGGTGACGAGCAAGTTCAAAAGGACACGGTGATCACCATCGACGGGGGGACCGGACGAGTCATGTTAGGGCTTGTTCCCACCGTGGAGCCCGCCTTGTCGCCTGAATTCACCGAACTCCTGGCGTGGGCGGACGAATTTCGCCGGTTAGCGGTAGAAGCCAACGCCGATACCCCGGAAGACGCCGCCAAGGCGCGCGAGTTCGGGGCAACCGGGATTGGCCTCTGCCGGACCGAGCATATGTTTATGGGACAGGACCGACTACCGGCGATGCAGGCGATGATTTTGGCCGAAACGCTGGAGGATCGGGAAAAAGCGCTGGCTCAGCTATTGCCCATGCAAGAAAATGACTTTTATGGCATCTTAAAGGCGATGGACGGCTATTCGGTGACGATTCGGCTGTTAGATCCGCCCTTGCACGAATTTTTGCCGGACATCGACGACACGGAAAAAGCGTTGGCCGCGGCCCGCGATCGTCAGGATTGGGCCGACATCACCCGCTTGGAAGCGGTTTTGCGGCGCACTCGCACGCTGTTCGAATTTAACCCGATGCTCGGATTCCGGGGGGTCCGCTTGGGCATTGTCTATCCGGAAATTTACGCGATGCAAGCGCGGGCCATTTTTCAGGCGCAAGCCCGCTTATTGCAAGAAGGCTATCATCCCCACGTTGAAGTGATGATTCCCTTAGTCGGTACCCGGGCCGAGTTGGCCAAAATGAAGGCATTGGTGGCGGAGGTCAACCAAAAGGTCAGTCAGGAACGGCGGATCGCCCTGCCGTATAAAATCGGAACCATGATTGAAGTCCCGCGGGCCGCCCTATTGGCCGGGCAGATTGCGGAAGACGCGGAGTTCTTCTCTTTTGGCACCAATGACCTCACGCAAACCACGTTCGGGTACAGCCGGGATGATGCGGAAGGGAAGTTTTTACCGACCTATTTGGCCGAAAAGATTCTCACCGAAAACCCCTTTATGGTGTTGGATCGTGACGGGGTGGGGCGGCTTATCCGGTGGGCTGTCGAAGAAGGTCGCGCGACGCGTCCGGACCTCGTGTTAGGGATTTGTGGAGAACATGGGGGAGATCCGTCGTCGATTGAATTTTGTCATCTGGCCGGATTAAACTACGTCAGTTGTTCCCCGTTTCGGGTTCCCGTAGCCCGTTTGGCCGCCGCTCAGGCCGCGCTGCGTCATCAAAGCTAG
- a CDS encoding phosphotransferase ydiA (PFAM: Domain of unknown function (DUF299)~COGs: COG1806 conserved hypothetical protein~HAMAP: Protein of unknown function DUF299, phosphotransferase, predicted~InterPro IPR005177~KEGG: drm:Dred_2470 hypothetical protein~PFAM: Protein of unknown function DUF299, phosphotransferase, predicted~SPTR: Putative phosphotransferase TcarDRAFT_1771), with product MGRETRVYIVSDSLGETAERVAHGAAIQFENGDIKIERVPYVANREGIDRVLNRAAAGSSVIVYTLVRPELREYLAEVATARGIAHVDVMGPVLNAFQQVLAMPPLLVPGLSHRLDQEYFARVEAVEFAVKYDDGKDPKGIREADVVLLGVSRTSKTPLSLYLANHRLKVANVPLVPEIPVPSEVFTEGRLKAIGLMIDPELLMSIRRQRLKSLGLGTSAQYATMERIMVELDYAWEIFNRLKCPVIDVSNHAVEETATRVLEIRQKEAIGS from the coding sequence ATGGGACGGGAAACACGGGTCTACATTGTGTCCGATTCTTTGGGAGAAACGGCGGAACGGGTGGCACACGGGGCGGCGATCCAATTTGAGAACGGGGATATCAAGATTGAACGCGTCCCCTACGTGGCCAACCGGGAAGGCATTGACCGCGTGCTCAACCGGGCGGCAGCCGGTTCGTCGGTCATTGTCTATACTTTGGTTCGACCCGAACTACGGGAGTATTTGGCAGAGGTCGCGACGGCCCGGGGGATTGCCCACGTCGACGTGATGGGTCCTGTGTTAAACGCGTTTCAACAAGTCTTGGCGATGCCGCCGTTATTGGTTCCCGGCCTCAGTCACCGTTTGGATCAAGAATATTTTGCCCGGGTCGAAGCGGTGGAATTTGCCGTGAAATACGACGACGGTAAGGATCCGAAAGGGATTCGGGAGGCCGATGTCGTACTGTTAGGGGTGTCTCGGACCAGCAAAACCCCTCTCAGCCTGTACTTGGCCAATCATCGGCTGAAGGTGGCCAATGTGCCGTTGGTGCCAGAGATTCCGGTGCCCAGCGAGGTGTTTACGGAAGGCCGATTAAAGGCCATTGGACTGATGATTGATCCTGAGCTCTTAATGTCGATTCGGCGGCAACGGCTGAAAAGCCTAGGATTAGGCACGTCGGCGCAATATGCGACGATGGAGCGCATCATGGTGGAACTGGATTATGCCTGGGAAATTTTCAACCGGCTTAAATGTCCCGTGATTGATGTCAGCAATCACGCCGTCGAGGAGACGGCCACCCGCGTACTGGAAATACGTCAAAAGGAGGCCATAGGTTCATGA
- a CDS encoding glycyl-tRNA synthetase beta chain (PFAM: Glycyl-tRNA synthetase beta subunit~TIGRFAM: glycyl-tRNA synthetase, tetrameric type, beta subunit~COGs: COG0751 Glycyl-tRNA synthetase beta subunit~InterPro IPR015944:IPR002311~KEGG: tgr:Tgr7_3255 glycine--tRNA ligase~PFAM: Glycyl-tRNA synthetase, class IIc, beta subunit, N-terminal~PRIAM: Glycine--tRNA ligase~SPTR: Glycyl-tRNA synthetase beta subunit;~TIGRFAM: Glycyl-tRNA synthetase, class IIc, beta subunit), whose product MSEQRRFVAEIGVEEIPSLYLDPLTEAWREALQSAFQQARLAVEGLHVSSTPRRFVAEGWASARQWPFQERVKGPSVAHAYRDGQPTPALLGFCRRVGLPPESLEREGVGEKAYLVAVIDQPQASLEATLPEVVSQAFAGIPLPRSMRWDASDYRFVRPVRWVILLVDGQLLDVTVLGVSSGGVTYGNRTDAPEALAVSSVDGYFQAIDRGRVILSATERQRRIRETGDVLAAESGGQVLWDEDLLREVTHLVEWPTPFIGHFDSAFLAVPDVVLMTSMRTHQRYFPLVDSTGRLLPAFLAVRNGIGEDLALVRRGNEKVLRARLADAEYFYRTDRQKPLEAYAPGLAHMIFHQELGTYQDKVDRVRRLFQGLAAVFRPRGVAETEFERAVRLYKCDLLTHVVQEFPELQGVMGGLYAELDGESPAVAAAIRDQYRPQSADDQLPTGALGQVLGLLDRLDTLLMAFWHNIRPTGSEDPFGLRRAALAVARLALETDVLAEWPLDEVIRQAAEILEVPPEVAHDVYRLVVLRVETYLDTRYPTVWMRAVLGRPGVVWSDLRTTLAWLAELTADPAFETVAAAYKRMRRVGEAGDPAVTLRAEALDLERQLDDQFRLIAAVDGKDRDLWWARVKASVPLIQTFFDEILVMDPDPKIRQNRLALLARGQQAYGRYFAWEELG is encoded by the coding sequence ATGTCTGAACAGCGACGGTTTGTCGCGGAAATCGGCGTTGAGGAAATCCCTAGCCTATATCTTGACCCATTGACGGAGGCCTGGCGTGAGGCGCTCCAATCGGCGTTTCAGCAAGCGCGGCTGGCGGTCGAGGGATTACATGTCAGCAGTACACCCCGCCGATTTGTGGCCGAAGGATGGGCTTCCGCTCGGCAATGGCCGTTTCAAGAACGGGTGAAAGGTCCCTCCGTGGCCCACGCCTACCGGGACGGACAACCGACACCGGCACTCTTGGGATTTTGTCGGCGGGTGGGGTTGCCGCCGGAATCCCTCGAACGGGAAGGCGTCGGGGAGAAAGCCTATCTGGTGGCGGTGATAGACCAGCCGCAAGCGTCATTGGAAGCTACGTTACCGGAGGTCGTCAGTCAAGCCTTTGCCGGCATTCCCCTGCCGCGGAGCATGCGCTGGGATGCCTCGGATTACCGGTTTGTCCGACCCGTGCGCTGGGTGATTTTACTCGTCGACGGGCAGTTATTGGATGTCACGGTGTTGGGGGTCTCCTCCGGGGGAGTGACTTACGGCAATCGCACCGACGCTCCCGAAGCCTTGGCCGTGTCGTCGGTGGACGGGTATTTTCAGGCGATTGACCGGGGACGGGTCATCCTGTCGGCAACGGAACGCCAACGCCGTATTCGGGAAACCGGGGATGTTTTAGCCGCAGAATCGGGCGGGCAGGTGCTATGGGACGAGGACCTTCTCCGCGAAGTGACCCATTTGGTGGAATGGCCCACCCCGTTTATCGGCCATTTTGATTCGGCCTTTTTAGCGGTGCCGGACGTGGTATTGATGACGTCCATGCGCACGCACCAGCGATATTTTCCGTTGGTCGATTCCACGGGCCGTTTGCTTCCGGCTTTTTTGGCCGTTCGTAACGGGATTGGGGAGGACTTGGCGTTAGTGCGCCGTGGGAACGAAAAAGTGTTGCGGGCCCGATTGGCGGATGCCGAGTACTTTTACCGCACGGATCGGCAAAAGCCGTTGGAAGCCTATGCCCCGGGCCTAGCCCACATGATTTTTCACCAAGAGTTGGGGACGTACCAGGATAAAGTCGATCGCGTCCGTCGGTTGTTTCAGGGCCTTGCCGCCGTCTTTCGCCCCCGAGGGGTGGCCGAGACGGAATTCGAACGGGCCGTCAGACTATATAAATGCGACCTCTTGACTCATGTGGTCCAGGAATTTCCGGAACTGCAAGGCGTCATGGGCGGCCTCTATGCGGAGTTGGACGGGGAATCGCCGGCCGTGGCGGCGGCGATTCGGGATCAATACCGGCCCCAATCGGCGGACGACCAATTGCCGACAGGAGCATTAGGGCAAGTTCTGGGGCTTTTGGACCGGCTGGATACGCTCTTGATGGCGTTTTGGCACAACATCCGGCCCACCGGATCGGAAGATCCCTTCGGACTTCGCCGGGCGGCTTTAGCGGTCGCCCGATTGGCGTTGGAGACCGACGTCTTAGCCGAATGGCCGTTAGATGAGGTGATTCGGCAGGCGGCAGAGATTTTGGAGGTGCCGCCGGAGGTTGCCCACGATGTCTATCGGCTAGTGGTGCTACGTGTGGAAACCTATTTGGATACCCGTTATCCGACGGTGTGGATGCGGGCCGTGCTCGGTCGGCCAGGGGTGGTATGGAGCGATCTTCGGACGACTTTGGCGTGGCTCGCCGAACTGACCGCCGATCCGGCATTTGAGACGGTGGCGGCGGCCTATAAACGGATGCGCCGAGTCGGCGAAGCCGGTGATCCGGCGGTGACCCTACGTGCGGAGGCCTTAGACCTCGAGCGCCAACTGGACGATCAGTTTCGCTTGATTGCGGCGGTAGACGGCAAGGATCGCGACCTCTGGTGGGCCCGGGTCAAAGCGTCGGTGCCGTTGATTCAAACCTTTTTTGACGAGATCCTGGTCATGGATCCGGACCCTAAGATTCGTCAAAACCGCTTGGCGCTCTTGGCACGGGGGCAACAGGCCTATGGCCGCTATTTTGCTTGGGAAGAGTTAGGCTAA
- a CDS encoding glycyl-tRNA synthetase alpha chain (PFAM: Glycyl-tRNA synthetase alpha subunit~TIGRFAM: glycyl-tRNA synthetase, tetrameric type, alpha subunit~COGs: COG0752 Glycyl-tRNA synthetase alpha subunit~InterPro IPR002310~KEGG: gym:GYMC10_1770 glycyl-tRNA synthetase subunit alpha~PFAM: Glycyl-tRNA synthetase, class IIc, alpha subunit~PRIAM: Glycine--tRNA ligase~SPTR: Glycyl-tRNA synthetase alpha subunit;~TIGRFAM: Glycyl-tRNA synthetase, class IIc, alpha subunit), which yields MTFQDVVMALKQYWQQEGALLAEPYDVEMGAGTMSPLTFFRALGPDPWRVAYVQPSRRPVDGRYGENPNRLYQHHQFQVLLKPAPDNVVELYLKSLEALGLDRRRHDVRLVEDNWEAPSLGAWGLGWEIWLDGMEVTQFTYFQQMAGYECRPVSAEITYGLERLTSYLAGVDDVWSIQWAPGVGYDTLFRRAEFEHATYNFSAANPERLMTLFNLYEEEAHRLIGDGLVLPGYDFLLKASHVFNTLDARGAIAVTERQAYLARLRKLARQAATQYLKRGEPDV from the coding sequence GTGACATTTCAAGATGTGGTGATGGCGCTTAAGCAATATTGGCAGCAAGAAGGGGCTTTATTGGCAGAACCGTACGATGTGGAGATGGGGGCGGGCACCATGAGCCCGTTAACCTTTTTTCGTGCCTTAGGCCCCGATCCTTGGCGGGTGGCTTACGTTCAGCCGAGTCGTCGACCGGTGGACGGGCGTTACGGGGAAAATCCCAACCGCCTCTATCAGCATCATCAATTTCAAGTACTGCTAAAACCGGCACCGGATAACGTGGTGGAACTCTATCTGAAAAGTTTGGAAGCCTTGGGTCTGGACCGTCGACGGCATGATGTGCGGTTGGTCGAGGATAACTGGGAGGCTCCCAGTTTAGGCGCCTGGGGACTTGGCTGGGAGATTTGGCTCGACGGCATGGAAGTGACCCAGTTTACCTACTTTCAGCAAATGGCCGGCTACGAATGTCGACCGGTTTCGGCCGAAATTACCTACGGGTTGGAACGGCTGACGAGTTATTTGGCCGGGGTGGACGATGTCTGGTCGATCCAATGGGCACCCGGCGTCGGGTACGATACGTTATTCCGGCGGGCCGAATTCGAACATGCGACCTACAATTTTAGCGCGGCCAACCCGGAGCGGTTGATGACGCTATTTAACTTATATGAAGAAGAAGCCCACCGGCTGATTGGAGACGGTTTGGTATTGCCGGGGTATGATTTTTTGTTGAAGGCTTCTCACGTGTTTAACACGTTGGATGCGCGGGGAGCCATTGCCGTGACGGAACGGCAGGCCTATTTGGCCCGTTTGCGCAAATTGGCGCGTCAAGCGGCGACGCAATATCTCAAAAGGGGGGAGCCCGATGTCTGA
- a CDS encoding DNA replication and repair protein RecO (PFAM: Recombination protein O C terminal; Recombination protein O N terminal~TIGRFAM: DNA repair protein RecO~COGs: COG1381 Recombinational DNA repair protein (RecF pathway)~HAMAP: DNA repair protein recO~InterPro IPR003717~KEGG: sti:Sthe_0953 DNA repair protein RecO~PFAM: Recombination protein O, RecO~SPTR: DNA repair protein recO;~TIGRFAM: Recombination protein O, RecO), giving the protein MAQYQDHVLLLKSRAYREADVIATGFGLKTGKFSAIVKGIRRPKSKFHGHVSPLSYSVLEIYHGRSNLDTVVGAELVKGFPRLALDLDRMGWAMILADTVDQLWADREASPETFTVLVAALDALDHVKSPATVGLAAGFHLLRVAGYGVEWQHCSACEAPLSRGPVAIDVESGEAFCPTCRAGRGGLIFISLGSLRSLQYWLAQNPRKFGQAEVKGQMQTELTELFYRFTVARAGRPLRSFDFLRHVSRLAEVSESEDKA; this is encoded by the coding sequence ATGGCGCAATACCAAGATCATGTGTTGTTGTTGAAAAGCCGGGCTTATCGCGAAGCGGACGTGATTGCGACCGGCTTTGGTCTCAAAACGGGCAAATTTTCTGCTATCGTGAAGGGGATTCGTCGGCCCAAAAGCAAATTTCATGGCCACGTCAGTCCCTTAAGTTATTCCGTGCTGGAAATCTATCACGGGCGGAGCAACTTGGACACGGTGGTAGGGGCGGAGCTGGTCAAAGGCTTTCCGCGATTGGCGCTGGATCTGGACCGGATGGGTTGGGCCATGATTTTGGCGGATACGGTCGATCAGTTATGGGCGGATCGGGAGGCGTCGCCGGAGACGTTTACGGTGTTGGTGGCGGCTTTAGACGCGCTGGATCACGTGAAATCCCCGGCGACGGTCGGGCTGGCGGCCGGTTTTCATCTTTTGCGGGTTGCGGGTTACGGGGTTGAGTGGCAACACTGTTCGGCCTGTGAAGCCCCTTTAAGCCGGGGGCCGGTGGCGATTGACGTGGAGAGCGGGGAGGCGTTCTGCCCCACTTGTCGGGCCGGTCGGGGAGGGCTTATTTTCATTAGCCTCGGCAGTCTTCGTAGTTTACAATATTGGTTGGCACAAAATCCTCGCAAGTTTGGTCAGGCGGAGGTCAAAGGGCAAATGCAAACCGAACTGACAGAGCTTTTTTATCGGTTTACGGTGGCGCGTGCGGGACGTCCGTTACGCTCGTTTGATTTTCTCCGGCATGTCAGCCGGCTCGCGGAAGTCTCCGAAAGTGAGGATAAGGCGTGA